A region from the Paenarthrobacter aurescens genome encodes:
- a CDS encoding class I SAM-dependent methyltransferase — MRGIPEAHHEADLAVFYDRQAPVRNTRALTPHRVHCREWFIRLVKSEHRHSLFELGCGTGVEGLEFVRAGLHYTGVDLSPECIHVARAAGLDATVASGRSLPFPDSVFDAAWTMSTLLHVPNSGIHDVVRELVRVTAPGAPIAVGLWSGEDCEVLNPEDLQEPRRFFSRRSDETVMRIFGGHGSVEHFQTWPEGVGVESGPGAGNWSQHYQFLVLRTPAPN; from the coding sequence ATGCGTGGCATCCCTGAGGCCCACCATGAGGCTGACCTGGCAGTTTTCTACGACCGCCAGGCACCGGTCAGGAACACCCGCGCGCTGACGCCGCACCGGGTCCACTGCCGCGAATGGTTCATCCGCTTGGTCAAGTCCGAACACCGCCACTCGTTGTTCGAGCTGGGTTGCGGCACCGGCGTTGAGGGCTTGGAGTTTGTCCGCGCCGGATTGCACTACACCGGCGTGGACCTATCACCGGAGTGCATTCACGTGGCCCGTGCTGCCGGACTCGACGCAACGGTGGCGAGTGGGCGCAGCCTGCCGTTTCCGGATTCAGTGTTTGATGCCGCCTGGACCATGAGCACCCTTCTGCACGTGCCCAACAGCGGAATTCACGACGTCGTCCGCGAACTTGTGCGGGTCACCGCACCTGGTGCGCCGATCGCCGTCGGACTTTGGTCAGGTGAGGACTGCGAGGTCCTGAACCCGGAAGACCTCCAAGAGCCGCGGCGGTTCTTCAGCCGTCGAAGCGACGAAACCGTGATGCGGATTTTTGGCGGGCACGGTTCTGTGGAGCATTTCCAAACATGGCCGGAGGGTGTGGGCGTGGAGTCCGGGCCGGGTGCTGGAAACTGGTCCCAGCACTACCAGTTCCTGGTCCTCCGCACCCCGGCACCCAACTAA
- the purU gene encoding formyltetrahydrofolate deformylase, with protein MTDSTAFVVTLSCPDRPGIVHAVAGALLESGCNIADSQQYGSPSTGNFFMRVEATTSSSQEELAATLRPVAESFGMTWQINPVGEKVRTIILCSKDAHCLNDLLFQQRSGTLPIDVPAIVSNHRDLEPLAEFYGIPFHHIPVTPETKPQAEAQLLKLIAEHDAELTVLARYMQVLSNDLCTELNGKAINIHHSFLPSFKGAKPYHQAHARGVKIIGATAHYVTADLDEGPIIEQEVIRVDHARTAAQFVQMGRDVEGRTLAQAVQWHAEHRVLLDGTRTVVFN; from the coding sequence GTGACTGACTCCACCGCTTTCGTTGTAACACTCTCCTGCCCCGACCGCCCCGGCATTGTCCACGCGGTAGCCGGAGCCCTCCTCGAGTCCGGCTGCAACATCGCCGACTCCCAGCAGTACGGAAGCCCCAGCACAGGCAACTTCTTCATGCGCGTGGAGGCAACGACGTCCAGCTCCCAGGAGGAACTGGCAGCCACCCTGCGTCCGGTAGCTGAATCCTTCGGCATGACCTGGCAGATCAACCCTGTTGGCGAGAAGGTCCGCACCATCATCCTGTGTTCCAAGGACGCCCACTGCCTCAACGATCTGTTGTTCCAGCAGCGCTCCGGCACCTTGCCCATTGACGTTCCGGCCATCGTGTCCAATCACCGCGATCTTGAGCCGTTGGCAGAGTTCTACGGAATCCCGTTCCACCACATTCCGGTGACCCCCGAAACCAAGCCACAGGCCGAGGCCCAGCTGCTGAAGCTGATTGCCGAGCACGATGCTGAACTTACCGTCCTGGCACGCTACATGCAGGTGCTCTCCAACGATCTGTGCACGGAGTTGAACGGCAAGGCCATCAACATCCACCACTCCTTCCTGCCCTCCTTCAAGGGCGCCAAGCCCTACCACCAGGCGCATGCACGCGGTGTGAAGATCATTGGCGCAACAGCCCATTACGTGACTGCGGACCTGGACGAGGGCCCCATCATCGAGCAGGAAGTCATCCGCGTGGACCACGCTCGCACGGCTGCCCAGTTCGTCCAGATGGGCCGCGATGTAGAAGGCCGGACGCTGGCTCAGGCTGTTCAATGGCACGCCGAGCACCGTGTTCTTTTGGACGGCACGCGCACCGTGGTTTTCAACTGA
- the glyA gene encoding serine hydroxymethyltransferase: MTSTTTSASVSNQSLADLDPEIAAVLNQELGRQRGTLEMIASENFAPRAVMEAQGSVLTNKYAEGYPGRRYYGGCEYVDVAEQLAIDRVKELFGAEFANVQPHSGAQANAAALSAMITPGDKILGLSLAHGGHLTHGMKLNFSGKLYNVAAYQVEEDNFRIDMDKLREQAIAEKPQVIIAGWSAYPRHLDFAAFRSIADEVGALLWTDMAHFAGLVAAGLHPSPVPYSDVVTSTVHKTLAGPRSGVILGKQEWAKKLNSSVFPGQQGGPLMHVIAAKAVAFKIAGSEEFKERQERVLEGAKIIADRLNQSDVAEAGVSVLTGGTDVHLVLVDLRNSQLDGQQAEDLLHSVGITVNRNSVPFDPRPPMVTSGLRIGTPALATRGFGANEFTEVAEIIATALKAGSSADVESLQARVDKLAADFPLYPQHEQW; encoded by the coding sequence ATGACTTCCACAACCACTTCAGCGTCTGTCAGCAACCAGTCGCTCGCCGATCTCGATCCCGAGATCGCAGCAGTCCTCAACCAGGAACTTGGCCGCCAGCGCGGCACCCTGGAAATGATTGCGTCCGAGAACTTCGCACCCCGCGCCGTGATGGAAGCCCAGGGCTCCGTCCTGACCAATAAGTACGCCGAGGGCTACCCGGGCCGCCGCTACTACGGCGGTTGTGAATACGTGGACGTCGCCGAGCAGCTTGCGATCGATCGCGTCAAGGAACTCTTCGGTGCGGAGTTCGCCAACGTCCAGCCGCACTCCGGTGCGCAGGCCAACGCTGCAGCCCTCTCCGCCATGATCACTCCGGGCGATAAGATCCTCGGCCTGTCCCTGGCACACGGTGGCCACCTGACCCACGGCATGAAGCTGAACTTCTCCGGCAAGCTCTACAACGTAGCTGCTTACCAGGTTGAAGAAGACAACTTCCGCATTGACATGGACAAGCTGCGCGAGCAGGCCATTGCTGAGAAGCCGCAGGTCATTATTGCCGGTTGGTCCGCCTACCCGCGTCACCTCGACTTTGCTGCCTTCCGCTCCATCGCGGACGAGGTTGGCGCACTCCTCTGGACGGACATGGCGCACTTCGCCGGCCTGGTTGCAGCTGGCCTGCACCCCAGCCCGGTGCCGTACTCCGACGTCGTCACCTCCACGGTTCACAAGACCCTCGCAGGTCCGCGTTCCGGTGTGATCCTGGGCAAGCAGGAGTGGGCCAAGAAGCTCAACTCCAGCGTCTTCCCGGGCCAGCAGGGCGGGCCGCTCATGCACGTCATCGCCGCCAAGGCCGTTGCCTTCAAGATCGCCGGCAGCGAAGAGTTCAAGGAGCGCCAGGAGCGCGTCCTCGAGGGCGCCAAGATCATCGCTGACCGCCTCAACCAGTCCGACGTCGCCGAAGCCGGCGTCTCGGTCCTCACCGGCGGCACCGACGTTCACCTGGTCCTGGTTGACCTCCGCAACTCGCAGCTGGACGGCCAGCAGGCCGAAGACCTCCTGCACTCCGTGGGCATCACCGTGAACCGCAACTCTGTTCCGTTCGACCCCCGCCCGCCGATGGTCACCTCCGGCCTCCGCATCGGTACCCCTGCATTGGCTACCCGCGGATTCGGTGCCAACGAGTTCACCGAGGTTGCCGAGATCATCGCCACCGCGCTCAAAGCCGGTTCCTCGGCAGACGTCGAGTCCCTGCAGGCCCGCGTGGATAAGCTCGCCGCTGACTTCCCGCTGTACCCGCAGCACGAGCAGTGGTAG
- a CDS encoding bifunctional methylenetetrahydrofolate dehydrogenase/methenyltetrahydrofolate cyclohydrolase, whose product MTQSTAQILDGKATAAAIKAELTTRVSVLAARGIVPGLGTILVGSDPGSTWYVGGKHKDCAEVGIQSIRRDLPEDISQEDLLKVVRELNENPECTGYIVQLPLPKHIDQDVILEAMDPEKDADGLHPMNLGRLVANVNGEMKSPLPCTPKGCVELLRRHNIELKGKRVLVVGRGVTIGRPIGLLLTRKEVNATVILAHTGTVDLPAELKQADVVIAAAGVPHMIKAEDLKPGAIVLDVGVSRVDDGNGKAVVTGDVDPAAADVAAWLSPNPGGVGPMTRAMLLANVVESAERQAGIA is encoded by the coding sequence ATGACACAGTCCACCGCACAGATCCTCGATGGCAAGGCCACCGCCGCCGCCATCAAGGCAGAACTGACCACTCGCGTTTCCGTCCTCGCCGCTAGGGGCATCGTCCCCGGCCTGGGCACCATCCTGGTGGGCTCGGACCCCGGCAGCACCTGGTATGTGGGCGGAAAGCACAAGGACTGCGCCGAGGTGGGCATCCAGTCCATCCGCCGCGACCTCCCCGAGGACATCAGCCAGGAAGACCTCCTGAAGGTTGTCCGCGAGCTGAACGAGAACCCGGAATGCACCGGCTACATCGTTCAGCTTCCGCTGCCCAAGCACATTGACCAGGACGTCATCCTCGAAGCCATGGATCCTGAAAAGGACGCCGATGGCCTCCACCCCATGAACCTTGGCCGCCTGGTGGCCAACGTCAACGGCGAGATGAAGTCCCCTCTGCCCTGCACGCCCAAGGGTTGTGTGGAGCTGCTCCGCCGCCACAACATCGAACTCAAGGGCAAGCGCGTCCTGGTGGTTGGCCGCGGCGTGACCATCGGCCGGCCCATTGGCCTGCTGCTGACCCGCAAGGAAGTCAACGCCACCGTCATCCTCGCCCACACCGGAACGGTGGACCTGCCGGCGGAACTCAAGCAGGCCGACGTCGTGATTGCCGCTGCCGGTGTGCCGCACATGATCAAGGCTGAAGACCTCAAGCCGGGCGCCATAGTGCTCGACGTCGGCGTCAGCCGTGTGGACGACGGCAACGGTAAGGCTGTTGTCACCGGAGATGTGGACCCGGCAGCTGCCGACGTCGCCGCGTGGCTGTCCCCGAACCCGGGCGGCGTGGGTCCGATGACCCGTGCCATGCTGCTGGCCAACGTTGTGGAGAGCGCTGAGCGCCAGGCGGGCATCGCCTAG
- a CDS encoding sensor histidine kinase — protein MQPRSPEPTRYPGPPHIGGARRFAGPPTSFIVITVALIQMVGTLFSASHQNAPRPLDALAILLLLAGPVGLAFRKRSPQMMLPVALAATGSYLALGYAWGPIVLSLALAIVMTAAAGLRWQAWAGAGLAAAAVITGAALTWDEDWPLRASAGVAWAAILVLIGQGFRRRSERLAEYRRRREEAQKAERDEYRLTLARDIHDVVAHSLSMINVQASVALHVGADDPEKLRPALEAIKAASKESLTEVRQLLGVLREDVPLAPAARPSLARIPELAKNTELSGLRVTLEDYSTHQAVGPAQQEAAYRIIQEALTNVGRHSGARSAVVRVVQTAGALTVTIDDDGAGMAGALPGNGLTGMRERAVALGGTLTLHELEPGLRVEATLPIQHEGTRP, from the coding sequence ATGCAGCCCCGTTCCCCTGAGCCCACGCGGTATCCGGGGCCACCGCACATCGGAGGCGCCCGGCGTTTTGCCGGCCCGCCCACCAGTTTCATCGTCATTACGGTGGCTCTGATCCAGATGGTGGGGACGCTGTTCTCGGCAAGCCACCAAAATGCGCCACGGCCCTTGGATGCGCTCGCCATCCTCCTGCTCCTGGCCGGGCCGGTGGGGCTGGCGTTCCGGAAGCGCTCACCGCAAATGATGCTGCCTGTGGCTCTCGCTGCCACCGGGAGCTACCTCGCTCTGGGCTACGCCTGGGGGCCGATCGTATTGTCCTTGGCGCTGGCCATCGTAATGACCGCCGCTGCGGGGCTGCGCTGGCAGGCGTGGGCGGGGGCGGGGCTGGCAGCGGCCGCCGTGATCACAGGTGCCGCGCTGACCTGGGATGAAGACTGGCCCCTGCGGGCGTCCGCCGGCGTCGCGTGGGCCGCGATCCTGGTGCTGATAGGGCAGGGATTCCGACGCCGGAGCGAACGTCTGGCAGAATACCGACGCCGCCGCGAGGAAGCACAGAAGGCGGAGCGAGACGAGTACAGGCTCACCCTTGCCCGCGACATCCACGATGTTGTGGCCCATTCCCTGTCCATGATCAACGTCCAGGCATCTGTTGCCCTGCACGTGGGAGCGGACGATCCGGAAAAGCTACGGCCAGCGCTGGAAGCGATCAAAGCCGCCAGCAAGGAGTCGCTCACCGAGGTCCGCCAGCTTCTGGGCGTGCTGCGTGAGGATGTCCCCCTGGCCCCGGCCGCGCGTCCTTCGCTGGCCAGAATTCCCGAGCTGGCGAAGAACACGGAGCTGAGCGGGCTGCGGGTGACACTTGAGGACTACTCGACACACCAGGCGGTGGGGCCGGCCCAGCAGGAGGCCGCCTACCGGATCATCCAGGAAGCGCTGACCAACGTCGGGAGGCACTCAGGTGCCCGGTCCGCCGTCGTGCGCGTTGTCCAAACCGCCGGGGCACTGACCGTGACCATAGACGACGACGGCGCGGGCATGGCTGGCGCGCTCCCCGGCAACGGGCTGACGGGGATGCGGGAGAGGGCGGTGGCCTTAGGCGGGACGCTCACCTTGCACGAACTGGAGCCGGGACTGCGCGTCGAAGCGACCCTGCCAATACAGCACGAAGGAACCCGCCCATGA
- a CDS encoding response regulator transcription factor: protein MIRILLADDQTLIRAGFRALLDTEPDMEVVAEAGTGRDAVRLATRDKPDVILMDIRMPDGDGLAATRAILSDANLAGTRIIILTTFELDEYIAEAVRAGAAGFLVKDTEPAELIRAVRVVHDGDALLSPSVTRRIMAQLASQSRAAAKAVPLEQVTDREREVLALVGEGLNNAEIAERLFITPLTAKTHVSRIMTKLMIRDRSQLVVLAYESGLVKPGWSS from the coding sequence ATGATCCGCATCCTGTTGGCCGACGACCAAACCCTCATCAGGGCAGGATTCCGTGCGCTCCTGGACACTGAACCGGACATGGAGGTGGTGGCAGAGGCCGGCACTGGTCGCGACGCCGTTCGCCTGGCAACAAGAGACAAGCCGGATGTCATCCTCATGGACATCCGTATGCCGGATGGCGACGGGCTCGCGGCCACCCGGGCAATCCTTAGTGACGCCAACCTGGCCGGAACCCGCATCATCATCCTCACCACCTTTGAACTCGACGAGTACATTGCCGAAGCCGTCCGCGCCGGAGCCGCAGGGTTCCTGGTCAAGGACACCGAGCCCGCCGAACTGATCCGGGCCGTCCGGGTGGTCCATGATGGCGATGCCTTGCTCTCACCGTCAGTGACCAGGCGCATCATGGCCCAGCTGGCGTCGCAGAGCCGGGCGGCAGCCAAGGCAGTGCCGCTGGAGCAGGTGACGGACAGGGAACGGGAAGTGCTGGCGCTGGTAGGCGAGGGCTTGAACAATGCCGAGATCGCAGAACGGCTCTTCATCACACCCCTCACAGCGAAGACCCACGTCTCGCGCATCATGACCAAATTGATGATCCGCGACCGTTCACAACTGGTGGTGTTGGCCTACGAATCCGGACTGGTGAAGCCCGGATGGAGCAGTTGA
- a CDS encoding SHOCT domain-containing protein, whose protein sequence is MFTAFTSIVGKTTTLGGVLAQVPATVAMHGPWGDGVAWPFFLLFPLFWILVIGLFIFIARRTWRRNHHWAATQGAEGVLRERYARGEIDETEFRQRLEVLRSQPSS, encoded by the coding sequence ATGTTCACCGCATTCACTTCAATTGTTGGGAAGACCACAACACTCGGGGGAGTCCTGGCGCAGGTGCCGGCCACCGTTGCCATGCATGGTCCGTGGGGAGACGGCGTCGCCTGGCCGTTCTTCCTGCTGTTCCCGTTGTTCTGGATCCTCGTGATCGGTTTGTTCATCTTCATTGCACGCAGGACGTGGCGCCGCAATCATCACTGGGCCGCAACACAAGGCGCAGAGGGCGTACTTCGTGAGCGCTATGCACGGGGAGAGATTGATGAGACCGAGTTCCGTCAGAGGCTGGAAGTACTGCGCTCGCAGCCCAGCAGCTGA
- a CDS encoding ABC transporter ATP-binding protein produces the protein MNRPTVISARNLTKSYGDLTAVDNISFDVPAGESFGLLGPNGAGKSTTMKMIGGVSQRTSGTLTIMGLDPESHGPEVRAHLGVVPQQDNLDEELKVRENLIVYGRYFGLPLSYLRPKADELLEFAQLTDKANSKVDALSGGMKRRLTIARSLINEPRILLLDEPTTGLDPQARHILWDRLFRLKESGVTLILTTHYMDEAEQLCDRLVVVDKGKIMAEGSPANLIREHSSREVLELRFGSERNATIGVELQGIGERLETLPDRVLIYAHDGEAALEQVHGRGLRPMTSLVRRSSLEDVFLRLTGRSLVD, from the coding sequence ATGAACCGGCCCACCGTCATCAGCGCCCGTAACCTCACCAAGAGCTACGGCGATCTCACGGCCGTGGACAACATCTCCTTCGACGTCCCGGCGGGGGAGTCCTTCGGCCTGCTGGGACCCAACGGCGCGGGCAAATCCACCACCATGAAAATGATCGGTGGCGTCTCCCAGCGAACTTCGGGCACGCTCACCATCATGGGCTTGGACCCCGAATCCCACGGCCCTGAGGTCAGGGCGCATCTGGGGGTGGTTCCGCAGCAGGACAATCTGGATGAAGAGCTCAAAGTTCGCGAGAACTTGATCGTCTACGGCCGCTACTTCGGCCTGCCACTGAGCTATCTCCGCCCGAAGGCAGATGAGCTCCTGGAGTTCGCGCAGCTCACGGACAAAGCCAATTCCAAGGTTGACGCCCTCTCCGGCGGCATGAAGCGGCGGCTCACCATTGCGCGGTCGCTCATCAACGAGCCACGGATTCTTCTTCTGGACGAGCCCACCACCGGTCTTGACCCGCAGGCCCGCCACATCCTCTGGGACCGGCTGTTCCGGCTCAAGGAAAGCGGCGTCACCCTCATCCTCACCACGCATTACATGGACGAGGCGGAGCAACTCTGCGACCGGCTGGTTGTGGTGGACAAGGGCAAGATCATGGCTGAGGGCTCGCCGGCGAACCTCATCCGCGAGCACTCGTCGCGCGAAGTACTCGAGCTCAGGTTCGGGTCCGAGCGCAACGCAACCATCGGCGTCGAACTTCAAGGAATCGGCGAGCGGCTGGAGACGCTTCCTGACCGCGTGCTCATTTACGCCCACGATGGCGAAGCCGCACTTGAGCAGGTCCATGGCC